In Reichenbachiella agarivorans, one genomic interval encodes:
- a CDS encoding efflux RND transporter periplasmic adaptor subunit yields MKQILIFMSLCVVLFYTSCESHKEEHHKETKFQVTSPVKLDTSIVKDYVCQVKAIRHIELRALEKGYLQDLYVDEGQFVKRGKLMFQIMPKLYKAEKKKAEAEANYAEIEYLNTKNLFESNVVGQNELALAKAKYDRALAELSLAQVHVGFTEIRAPFDGIMDRLQVRLGSLVNEGDLLTTLSDNSKMWVYFNVPEAEYLDYQSTRDTDSLLVVNLLMANNKMFEHAGIVETIEADFNNETGNIAFRATFPNPKGLLRHGETGNIQIVKSMKNALLIPQKATFEVLDKKFVYVVDKNNIIKPRQITVLSEMEDLFEIGAGLEENEKILLEGLRIVKADDKIDYEYLDPKVVFSHLRIHAE; encoded by the coding sequence ATGAAGCAAATTCTCATTTTCATGAGTCTGTGTGTCGTACTGTTCTACACCAGCTGTGAATCGCACAAAGAAGAACACCATAAGGAAACAAAATTTCAAGTAACCAGTCCAGTCAAATTGGACACTTCCATTGTTAAAGATTATGTATGTCAAGTCAAGGCAATTAGACATATTGAACTAAGGGCCTTAGAAAAGGGATACCTACAAGATCTATATGTGGACGAAGGTCAGTTTGTCAAAAGAGGTAAACTGATGTTTCAAATCATGCCTAAGCTGTATAAAGCAGAAAAGAAGAAAGCAGAAGCAGAGGCCAATTATGCTGAGATAGAATACCTCAACACCAAAAATTTGTTTGAAAGCAATGTAGTTGGACAAAACGAATTGGCACTGGCCAAAGCCAAATATGACAGAGCGCTGGCAGAATTATCCTTGGCTCAAGTTCACGTTGGATTTACAGAAATCAGAGCGCCTTTTGATGGCATCATGGACCGTCTTCAGGTAAGACTGGGTAGTCTAGTCAACGAGGGAGACCTGCTCACGACCCTATCGGACAATAGCAAGATGTGGGTCTATTTCAACGTCCCTGAAGCGGAATACCTTGATTATCAAAGCACAAGAGATACTGACAGCTTATTGGTTGTCAATCTATTGATGGCCAACAACAAGATGTTTGAGCATGCAGGAATCGTAGAGACCATAGAGGCTGATTTCAACAATGAAACAGGCAACATTGCCTTTAGAGCCACATTCCCCAATCCAAAGGGATTATTGAGACATGGCGAAACAGGCAACATACAGATTGTAAAATCGATGAAAAATGCGCTTCTAATCCCTCAAAAAGCAACTTTTGAAGTTTTGGACAAGAAGTTTGTCTATGTAGTAGATAAAAACAATATCATCAAGCCAAGACAAATCACTGTACTCTCTGAGATGGAAGATTTGTTTGAAATAGGTGCAGGATTGGAAGAAAATGAAAAAATTCTCTTGGAAGGTTTAAGGATCGTGAAAGCCGATGACAAGATCGACTATGAATATCTCGATCCTAAAGTAGTATTCTCACACCTCAGAATACACGCCGAATAA
- a CDS encoding efflux RND transporter permease subunit yields the protein MFQTFIRRPALAIVISLVIMFMGFLAIKTLPKSQFPDIAPPMVVVYLSYPGASSTVLTNSVLIPLEQAINGVPGMKYMFSTAASSGEANIQIVFHKGSDPDQAVVNINNRVQQMKNRLPEIVQLEGLRVQRLMPNMLMYVNLYGTDTTSINMKYIFNYAYINMLPELQRINGVGLAQIIGSRQYAMRVWLNPDRMRAYNISSEEIMKALDEQSIIGSPGRLGRADSKRSEAIEYVLTYKGRFNEAKEYENVIVRANPEGEVLYLKDVAEVELGSEYYDIYSNKDEYPSAAITLNQAYGSNATEVIEEVKATLEEMKKSFPPGIEYEISYDVSNFLDASIDEVIHTLRDAFILVSLVVFLFLGDWRSTLIPTLAVPVSLIGAFFAMQFFGLNVNMITLFALVLAIGIVVDDAIVVVEAVHAKMEEKHLSPFKAVKEVLGEISGAIIAITLLMTAVFIPVSFMSGPVGIFYRQFAITMASSIVISGIVALTLTPVLCAIILKNNHGQPRKRTLMNRFMDGFNRGFEKMTGKYTGLLKVIANRRSVTFGLLIAFSLGTFGVAKLLPSGFIPSEDQGMIYAVLQTPPGSTLERTYAISRQLQKYAMDIDAIESVSSLAGYEILTQGRGSNSGTLLINLKPWHDRHHTVKEVIEELEEKAKDIPGAQIEFFDPPAVPGYGAAGGLALQLLDKNSEIDYQRLGEVNEKFMEDLEKRPELTSLFTFYRTDYPQYELEIDNELAMQKGVSIGKAMDNLSIMIGSTYDLGFIKFGRFFKVFVQADPAYRKLPTDVMKLYVKNDMGEEVPYSSFMKMKKTQGIYEINRYNMYTTASIRCSPAKGYSSGEAIEAIQEVAAQTLPKGYDIDWSGLQKDEVGRGNESIYIFLIVLIFVYLVLTAQYESFILPLAVILSLPAGIFGSFLVVKGMGLANDIYAQVALVMLVGLLGKNAVLIVEFAVQKHQEGMTVLEAAIEGARVRFRPILMTSFAFIAGLIPLIIATGPGAIGNRTIGASALGGMLFGTIFGVIIVPGLYYIFGTWADGRKLIKDEDFEPLTEPHHEK from the coding sequence ATGTTTCAAACATTCATACGCAGGCCAGCCCTTGCCATAGTGATTTCGCTCGTCATTATGTTTATGGGATTCCTTGCCATTAAGACGTTACCAAAATCACAGTTCCCAGATATTGCACCACCTATGGTTGTGGTTTATTTATCCTATCCAGGAGCTAGTTCGACCGTATTGACCAACTCAGTTCTTATTCCTTTGGAGCAAGCCATCAATGGTGTCCCTGGAATGAAGTACATGTTTTCTACAGCTGCCAGCTCAGGAGAAGCCAACATACAGATTGTATTCCACAAAGGGAGCGATCCGGATCAGGCCGTAGTTAACATCAACAACAGGGTACAGCAAATGAAAAACCGTCTTCCTGAAATTGTACAATTGGAAGGTCTGAGAGTACAGCGCTTGATGCCAAACATGCTAATGTATGTCAACCTATACGGCACAGACACGACGAGCATCAACATGAAGTACATCTTCAACTACGCATACATCAATATGCTCCCAGAGTTGCAAAGGATCAACGGAGTGGGTCTTGCCCAAATCATCGGTAGTAGACAATATGCCATGCGCGTATGGCTCAATCCTGACCGAATGCGTGCATACAACATTTCATCTGAAGAAATAATGAAGGCACTGGATGAACAAAGTATAATTGGATCCCCAGGTAGATTGGGACGGGCTGACAGTAAACGTTCGGAAGCAATCGAATATGTTTTGACGTACAAGGGACGGTTCAATGAAGCTAAAGAGTATGAAAATGTCATCGTCAGAGCCAATCCTGAAGGGGAAGTCTTATACCTCAAGGATGTAGCAGAGGTGGAGTTGGGTAGTGAGTATTATGACATATATTCCAACAAAGACGAATACCCTTCCGCTGCGATTACCCTCAACCAAGCCTATGGCAGTAATGCCACAGAGGTAATTGAGGAAGTAAAAGCAACACTAGAGGAAATGAAGAAAAGCTTCCCTCCTGGAATAGAATATGAAATCAGTTATGATGTTTCCAATTTCTTGGATGCCTCAATTGATGAAGTAATCCATACCCTGAGAGATGCATTCATCTTGGTATCTCTTGTTGTATTCTTATTCTTAGGGGACTGGCGATCTACCTTGATTCCGACACTAGCAGTACCTGTATCATTGATCGGTGCATTTTTTGCCATGCAATTTTTCGGTCTAAACGTCAATATGATCACCTTGTTTGCCTTGGTACTTGCTATTGGTATTGTGGTCGATGATGCAATTGTGGTAGTAGAAGCCGTACACGCCAAGATGGAAGAAAAACATCTTTCTCCATTCAAGGCTGTCAAGGAGGTCTTAGGAGAAATCAGTGGAGCCATTATAGCGATTACGCTCTTGATGACAGCAGTATTTATTCCTGTCTCCTTTATGTCTGGACCAGTAGGGATATTCTACAGACAGTTTGCGATCACAATGGCTTCTTCTATTGTGATATCTGGTATTGTAGCGCTTACCCTTACGCCAGTACTCTGTGCGATAATCTTGAAAAACAACCACGGTCAACCAAGAAAGAGAACGCTGATGAACCGATTCATGGATGGTTTCAACAGAGGGTTTGAAAAGATGACAGGCAAATACACAGGTCTACTGAAAGTCATTGCCAATCGACGATCCGTTACTTTTGGACTGTTGATAGCATTCAGTTTAGGCACGTTCGGTGTAGCCAAGCTCCTTCCTTCTGGTTTTATCCCATCCGAAGATCAAGGAATGATCTATGCCGTATTGCAGACTCCTCCAGGATCCACTCTGGAGAGAACCTATGCGATCAGTAGACAACTTCAGAAGTATGCCATGGATATTGATGCTATCGAGTCCGTTTCTTCCCTCGCAGGGTATGAGATTTTGACGCAAGGTAGAGGATCAAACTCCGGTACACTTCTTATCAATTTGAAACCTTGGCATGACAGACATCATACCGTCAAGGAAGTCATTGAAGAGCTGGAAGAAAAAGCTAAGGATATCCCTGGTGCACAGATTGAGTTCTTTGATCCACCAGCGGTACCTGGATATGGTGCAGCAGGGGGACTTGCACTTCAATTGCTAGACAAAAACTCAGAAATTGATTATCAGCGACTGGGAGAAGTCAATGAAAAATTCATGGAAGATCTTGAAAAACGGCCTGAGTTAACTTCCTTGTTTACCTTCTACCGAACTGATTATCCTCAGTACGAACTAGAAATAGACAACGAACTGGCCATGCAGAAAGGAGTCTCCATAGGCAAGGCCATGGACAATCTCTCTATCATGATTGGTAGTACTTATGACTTAGGTTTTATCAAGTTTGGTCGATTCTTTAAAGTCTTCGTACAAGCTGATCCTGCCTACAGGAAACTACCTACGGACGTCATGAAACTCTATGTCAAAAATGACATGGGTGAAGAAGTGCCCTACTCCTCTTTCATGAAAATGAAAAAAACGCAAGGCATCTATGAGATCAACAGGTACAACATGTACACGACTGCATCCATTAGATGCTCTCCTGCCAAAGGATACAGCAGTGGTGAGGCGATTGAGGCGATACAAGAAGTAGCAGCTCAAACGCTACCAAAAGGCTATGACATAGATTGGTCAGGTTTGCAAAAAGATGAAGTGGGACGGGGAAATGAATCCATCTACATCTTCCTTATTGTTTTGATCTTTGTATATCTGGTACTCACAGCACAGTACGAGAGCTTTATACTCCCTTTGGCGGTTATTCTCTCGTTGCCTGCTGGTATTTTTGGATCATTCCTAGTTGTCAAAGGCATGGGATTGGCCAATGATATCTATGCACAGGTAGCACTAGTGATGCTCGTCGGTCTGCTCGGTAAAAATGCCGTACTGATCGTGGAGTTTGCCGTACAGAAACATCAAGAAGGCATGACTGTACTCGAAGCTGCCATCGAAGGAGCCAGGGTACGTTTCCGTCCTATTTTGATGACTTCATTCGCATTTATCGCTGGGTTGATTCCGCTGATCATCGCGACTGGACCTGGTGCCATAGGCAACCGTACCATTGGTGCTTCTGCACTGGGCGGAATGCTTTTCGGAACCATTTTCGGGGTAATCATCGTCCCTGGTTTGTACTACATATTTGGCACATGGGCTGATGGTCGCAAATTGATTAAAGATGAAGATTTTGAGCCTTTAACTGAACCTCATCATGAAAAATAG